A DNA window from Pleurodeles waltl isolate 20211129_DDA chromosome 12, aPleWal1.hap1.20221129, whole genome shotgun sequence contains the following coding sequences:
- the LOC138268050 gene encoding myeloblastin-like: MNIQLLTLGALCAVIWAVSARHPPPRGIGEVPRTWIVGGQEAARGSHPYIASLQFRGQHFCGGSLIAPQFLLTAAHCLDGMSPTRVTVVLGAHSLRANEDTKQSFRIARVFENGFNPETLQNDVLVLRLDRPAALNRSVQVVRLPGQDEVVPPGTQCVAAGWGRLGTEGRIPDLLQELNVTVTGRNLCRPNNICTGVFMRQAGICLGDSGGPLVCNGVIQGVSSFIIRTCGSGVAPDFFARVALFRRFIDSALSS, translated from the exons ATGAACATCCAGCTGCTAACACTGGGCGCCCTGTGTGCAGTCATCTGGGCTGTGTCTGCCAGGCACCCCCCGCCTCGAGGGATTGGAG AGGTACCACGGACGTGGATCGTGGGGGGCCAGGAGGCAGCCCGTGGCTCGCACCCCTACATCGCGTCACTTCAGTTTCGGGGACAGCACTTTTGTGGGGGATccctcattgccccccagttcctgcTGACCGCAGCGCACTGCCTGGATGGAAT GAGCCCCACGAGGGTGACGGTGGTGCTGGGGGCCCACTCCCTCCGGGCCAACGAGGACACCAAGCAGAGCTTCCGCATCGCCCGCGTCTTCGAGAACGGCTTCAACCCCGAGACCCTGCAGAACGACGTCCTGGTGCTTAGG CTTGACCGGCCTGCAGCTCTGAACAGGTCCGTCCAGGTGGTGCGGCTGCCAGGCCAAGATGAGGTTGTGCCCCCGGGCACCCAGTGCGTGGCGGCTGGATGGGGCAGGCTGGGCACCGAGGGCCGCATACCCGACCTCCTGCAGGAACTGAACGTGACTGTGACTGGCAGGAACCTCTGCAGGCCCAACAACATCTGCACCGGGGTCTTCATGCGCCAGGCCGGCATCTGCTTA GGCGACTCCGGGGGTCCACTGGTCTGCAACGGGGTCATCCAGGGGGTGTCATCCTTCATCATTCGCACCTGCGGCAGTGGGGTGGCGCCGGACTTCTTCGCACGTGTGGCCCTCTTCCGCCGGTTCATCGACTCCGCCCTGTCCAGCTGA